In a genomic window of Siphonobacter curvatus:
- a CDS encoding AraC family transcriptional regulator — MSSTLRRRDGFDGEKLIGIPSGVLRDIIQPNPALFPLYITHIGYFPKALFHYRERRKGCEDNILIYCIQGKGHYVIGDQRFEVGANQYILLPATDLYIRYWADYEDPWTIYWVHFTGPQIDAFNQTLHIIPENGPINLAFNEHIIDIWHKTYQSLEWGYSLDNLAQANMRLTYLASLFLYPPKPSLPERNKKDDIISAAITFMSSNLDKKLSVEELAQQHQLSCSYFSMLFRKGTGMAPVDYLIHLKMRKACQLIYADDTKIKDIALSLGYDDPFYFSRIFKKNIGQSPEQYRLTVKKSQSSG; from the coding sequence ATGAGCAGCACCTTACGAAGAAGGGACGGATTCGATGGCGAGAAATTAATTGGTATACCGAGTGGCGTTCTTCGGGACATCATCCAGCCGAACCCGGCCTTGTTTCCTTTGTACATTACCCACATTGGTTACTTTCCCAAGGCTCTGTTTCATTACCGGGAACGCAGGAAAGGCTGCGAAGACAATATTCTCATTTATTGTATACAGGGAAAAGGCCATTACGTCATTGGGGATCAGCGATTTGAAGTGGGAGCCAATCAGTATATCCTGCTGCCCGCTACGGATTTGTACATTCGCTACTGGGCCGACTACGAAGATCCCTGGACGATTTACTGGGTACACTTCACCGGACCTCAGATTGACGCTTTTAATCAGACGCTACACATTATACCCGAAAACGGACCGATCAACCTGGCTTTTAACGAACACATCATCGATATCTGGCATAAAACCTATCAGAGCCTGGAATGGGGGTATAGTCTGGACAACCTGGCTCAGGCGAATATGCGTCTGACGTATTTGGCATCCCTATTTCTATACCCGCCCAAGCCTTCCCTACCCGAGCGAAACAAGAAGGACGATATTATTTCCGCCGCCATCACGTTCATGAGTTCAAACCTCGACAAGAAGTTATCGGTGGAAGAGTTGGCCCAGCAGCATCAGCTCTCCTGTTCGTATTTTTCCATGCTCTTTCGCAAGGGTACGGGCATGGCACCCGTCGATTACCTAATTCACCTGAAAATGCGGAAAGCCTGTCAGCTGATTTACGCTGATGATACGAAAATCAAAGATATTGCCCTAAGTTTGGGCTATGATGATCCTTTTTACTTTTCCAGGATTTTCAAAAAGAACATCGGCCAATCCCCGGAACAATATCGACTTACGGTAAAAAAAAGCCAGTCATCGGGGTAG
- a CDS encoding LytR/AlgR family response regulator transcription factor, protein MNIIIIEDELRTAQSLENTILGLRANATITGKYQSVDRSVQALQEGSQPDLIFMDIQLADGLCFEIFKAVKISCPVIFCTAFDEYSLEAFKRNGVDYVLKPFSKEDIREALRKVDELKNFFQQKTVPDLSDLLARLGAPAGKTSFLVFKNQKYTTVQTENIAYFYVANEATHIVCFDRQAFSINQSLDQLTSSVSSKQFFRLNRQYIVNFRAIKEVEHYFLRKLLVKLVIETPDKLLVNKEKSHSFLSWMEER, encoded by the coding sequence ATGAATATCATCATCATTGAAGACGAGCTTCGAACGGCCCAATCCCTCGAAAACACGATCCTCGGACTCCGTGCGAATGCTACCATTACGGGGAAATATCAAAGCGTAGACCGTTCGGTACAGGCACTCCAGGAAGGCTCACAACCAGATCTGATCTTCATGGACATTCAATTAGCCGACGGCTTGTGTTTTGAAATTTTCAAGGCTGTGAAAATTTCCTGTCCGGTCATTTTTTGTACGGCCTTTGATGAGTATTCACTGGAGGCCTTCAAACGGAACGGGGTTGACTACGTACTCAAACCTTTTTCCAAAGAAGACATTCGCGAGGCCTTGAGGAAAGTAGATGAGTTAAAGAATTTCTTCCAGCAAAAGACGGTACCGGATTTAAGCGACCTGCTAGCCCGGCTCGGGGCACCCGCTGGAAAGACGAGTTTTCTGGTTTTTAAAAACCAAAAATATACGACCGTTCAAACGGAAAACATTGCCTATTTCTACGTTGCCAATGAGGCAACCCACATCGTCTGCTTCGATAGGCAGGCGTTTTCAATTAATCAATCGCTCGATCAGCTCACCAGTTCAGTATCCAGCAAGCAATTCTTTCGCCTCAATCGGCAGTACATCGTCAATTTCAGGGCCATTAAGGAAGTGGAGCATTATTTCCTGCGAAAACTCTTGGTGAAGCTCGTCATCGAAACGCCCGATAAACTACTGGTGAACAAGGAAAAATCGCACAGTTTTCTTTCCTGGATGGAAGAGCGTTAA
- a CDS encoding antibiotic biosynthesis monooxygenase: protein MPIHVAITRKVRPGKEAEFRESLRRFLGESFSHGGVHGAAMLTSLPDSGEIGILRTFANEAERDAFYNSQRFKDWEAYASTLTEDPVYRQLNGLEAWFRSPGAPPRWKMALATLCGVFPTSLFLTFTVGLFIKDFPIVLRLLITAACMVGLLTWVVMPFVTKVLKKWLHPHR from the coding sequence ATGCCTATCCACGTTGCCATTACCCGTAAAGTACGCCCGGGCAAAGAAGCCGAATTTCGCGAATCGTTACGCCGTTTTCTGGGTGAATCCTTTTCGCACGGGGGCGTTCACGGAGCCGCCATGCTTACCTCTTTACCCGACAGTGGTGAAATCGGCATTTTGCGAACCTTCGCCAATGAAGCGGAACGCGATGCCTTTTACAACTCTCAACGGTTTAAAGACTGGGAGGCCTATGCCTCTACGCTAACCGAAGATCCCGTGTACCGACAACTCAACGGTCTGGAAGCCTGGTTTCGGTCACCGGGGGCACCACCCCGCTGGAAAATGGCCCTGGCTACCTTGTGTGGGGTGTTTCCCACGAGTCTTTTTCTAACCTTTACCGTCGGTCTTTTTATTAAAGATTTCCCTATCGTTCTTCGATTACTGATCACGGCGGCGTGTATGGTCGGTTTACTTACCTGGGTGGTGATGCCTTTCGTAACCAAGGTGCTAAAAAAATGGCTTCACCCGCATCGGTAA
- a CDS encoding DUF1349 domain-containing protein, protein MQWLNPPKQWSGDAQKLSLTVEPNTDFWRITHYDFIRDSGPFYYQELTGDFEATVKVTGQYRELFHQAGLMVRIDAKNWIKTGIEYVDGVQNVSAVVTREFSDWSVVPRHDSPASLWLKLLRKADYVQIEYSFDNQKFEMLRLAYFPPGVKAQIGMVAAAPGKESFPVVFENFVVKPVHK, encoded by the coding sequence ATGCAATGGCTTAATCCCCCCAAACAGTGGAGCGGCGATGCTCAGAAATTATCCCTGACGGTAGAACCCAACACCGATTTCTGGCGGATCACCCATTATGATTTCATCCGCGATTCCGGACCTTTTTATTACCAGGAACTAACGGGCGATTTTGAGGCTACTGTAAAAGTTACCGGTCAGTATCGGGAGCTCTTTCATCAGGCCGGGCTGATGGTTCGTATCGATGCAAAAAACTGGATCAAAACGGGTATTGAGTACGTCGATGGCGTACAGAATGTCAGTGCAGTGGTAACCCGTGAGTTTTCAGACTGGTCGGTGGTACCCCGACACGATAGCCCAGCTTCCCTCTGGCTAAAATTACTCCGCAAAGCGGATTATGTTCAAATCGAGTATTCGTTTGATAATCAAAAGTTTGAAATGCTTCGATTAGCGTATTTTCCGCCCGGTGTTAAAGCACAGATCGGTATGGTAGCAGCAGCCCCGGGTAAAGAGAGCTTTCCCGTCGTATTTGAAAATTTCGTGGTTAAACCTGTTCATAAGTAA
- a CDS encoding sodium:solute symporter, whose protein sequence is MIHPLDSVISGSYILAIFGIGLWTGLRHQQRTKDDGAGAYFLASKSLRWPMIGLALFASNISCVHLVSLAQSGFDTGLLNGNFEWMASLVLILLALFFAPYYIRSGVTTLPDFLEQRYDRASRDWLTGVSIASAIIVHISFSLLAGGIVLETLFAVDMYTGVIAISVITAIYTIVGGLSAVVVTESIQTIVLVVGALIISVAAYDQMGGWQEMESVLKQTHQLEKLSMMRPADDGSGMPWYAVFLGYPVLGIWYWCADQTIVQRVLGAKDEYHARMGPLFCGFIKILPVFIFVLPGLFAYTLAQTGRLDLSVLKNPASGEIHTKGIYTLMITQLLPTGLIGILVAALLSGLMSQISGALNSISTLVSYDLYQRYRPDTTDRQLIRVGKISAGLALLVSLLILPLLNRYESIFNGLNDIIAHLAPPITCVFLLGIFWKKASAISAKITLWFGSALGFVVFVLAKLAPQSIIGNVPFLMVAFYLFCFCVMLQVVLSKTFPDAAPSRLQLLYWKTTSDLPAAWGSYQWLSLLLGCVMGLLFWWFR, encoded by the coding sequence ATGATTCATCCTCTTGATAGTGTCATTAGCGGAAGTTACATTCTGGCTATTTTCGGGATTGGTCTGTGGACGGGACTCCGCCACCAGCAGCGAACGAAAGATGATGGAGCCGGAGCGTACTTTCTGGCCAGCAAATCGCTACGGTGGCCCATGATTGGTCTGGCGTTGTTCGCCTCAAATATTTCCTGCGTGCACTTGGTCAGTCTGGCTCAGAGTGGCTTTGATACGGGCCTGTTAAACGGAAACTTTGAATGGATGGCGTCCCTGGTGCTCATCCTGCTCGCTCTGTTTTTTGCTCCGTATTACATTCGCTCCGGGGTCACCACGCTTCCCGATTTTCTGGAACAACGCTACGACCGGGCCAGCCGCGATTGGCTGACCGGGGTGTCGATTGCTTCAGCGATTATCGTTCACATTTCTTTTTCGCTGTTAGCGGGCGGTATCGTATTGGAAACCTTGTTTGCCGTGGATATGTACACGGGTGTTATTGCCATTTCGGTAATTACGGCGATCTATACAATTGTGGGTGGACTTTCGGCTGTCGTCGTTACGGAATCGATTCAGACGATCGTCCTCGTAGTGGGAGCCCTGATTATCAGCGTGGCGGCTTATGACCAAATGGGGGGCTGGCAGGAGATGGAATCCGTACTGAAACAGACCCACCAACTCGAAAAACTATCCATGATGCGTCCGGCGGATGACGGTAGCGGCATGCCCTGGTACGCGGTGTTTCTCGGTTATCCGGTACTGGGCATCTGGTACTGGTGTGCGGACCAAACGATTGTTCAGCGGGTACTGGGAGCCAAGGATGAATACCACGCCCGAATGGGTCCTTTATTCTGCGGTTTTATCAAAATTCTGCCCGTTTTTATTTTCGTGCTGCCTGGACTTTTTGCTTATACCTTAGCCCAAACGGGTAGACTAGACCTCTCAGTCTTGAAAAATCCGGCTTCAGGTGAAATCCACACCAAGGGCATCTATACGCTAATGATTACCCAACTATTGCCAACCGGCCTGATCGGGATTCTGGTGGCGGCTCTGTTGTCCGGACTCATGAGTCAGATTTCCGGGGCTCTCAACTCCATTTCTACCCTGGTCAGTTATGATCTGTACCAACGCTACCGGCCTGATACTACGGATCGTCAATTGATACGCGTAGGAAAGATTTCGGCGGGTTTGGCTCTGCTGGTTTCACTACTGATTTTACCCTTACTAAATCGCTACGAAAGTATCTTCAATGGCCTCAACGATATCATCGCTCACCTGGCTCCCCCCATCACCTGCGTTTTCCTATTGGGGATTTTCTGGAAAAAAGCATCGGCTATTTCCGCTAAAATAACCTTGTGGTTTGGGTCCGCTCTGGGCTTTGTTGTATTTGTTCTCGCGAAACTGGCCCCGCAAAGCATCATCGGTAATGTACCCTTTTTGATGGTAGCGTTTTATTTGTTTTGCTTTTGTGTGATGCTTCAGGTTGTTCTCAGTAAAACCTTTCCGGATGCCGCTCCTTCCCGGCTTCAGTTGCTGTATTGGAAAACTACATCGGACCTGCCCGCGGCTTGGGGTAGCTATCAATGGTTGTCGCTCCTATTGGGCTGCGTCATGGGGCTACTGTTTTGGTGGTTTCGTTAA
- a CDS encoding enolase C-terminal domain-like protein — MIYKVAVQDARYPLDKSAGSDAIHRDPVYSYAVTQLLDEGGWTGTGLAFTLGAGNDLVCQAANYYAQRLIGHDIEAVMADFGNLFRAWSNDPQFRWLGPHKGVVHLALASVTNACYDLWAKKRGVPLWKLLLDLSPEALVQTLDFSYLEDEMTAEDALALLTSQQNDRRSREGILQSGYPGYDTSVGWFNYSDEQVRSNCQQALDAGFSAIKLKVGSEDAERDIRRAYLLREVAGPEVKIMLDANQQWNLPKAKAVCKKLAAMNPFWIEEPTHPDDIQAHQTLAQEIAPVKLALGEHVPNKVLFKNYLQTQSAAFIQVDAVRVGGVSEFLTISLLSKKFGIPVVPHVGDMGQLHQHLVLFNHIAMGHKALFLEHIPHLKKHFVHPVRINHGVYETPQEPGSSCDLLGV, encoded by the coding sequence ATGATTTATAAAGTTGCCGTTCAGGATGCCCGCTATCCACTCGACAAAAGTGCGGGAAGTGACGCCATTCACCGGGACCCCGTATATTCCTACGCGGTCACTCAATTGCTGGATGAAGGAGGATGGACGGGTACGGGATTAGCCTTCACGCTGGGAGCGGGTAACGACCTGGTTTGTCAGGCGGCGAATTATTACGCTCAGCGTCTGATTGGACACGATATTGAAGCCGTTATGGCGGATTTCGGTAATCTATTCCGAGCCTGGTCGAACGATCCCCAGTTTCGCTGGCTAGGTCCGCACAAGGGAGTCGTCCATCTGGCTCTGGCTTCGGTGACGAATGCCTGTTATGACCTTTGGGCAAAAAAACGTGGGGTACCACTTTGGAAATTATTATTGGATCTGTCACCCGAAGCCTTAGTCCAAACGCTGGATTTTTCCTATTTGGAAGATGAAATGACGGCGGAGGATGCTTTAGCCCTGCTTACGAGCCAACAAAACGATCGACGTTCCCGCGAAGGAATTTTACAGAGTGGCTATCCCGGTTACGATACCTCGGTCGGTTGGTTTAATTACTCGGATGAACAGGTACGCAGCAATTGCCAACAGGCACTCGACGCCGGATTTTCGGCCATTAAATTAAAGGTAGGTTCGGAAGACGCCGAGCGGGATATCCGCCGGGCTTATTTATTACGGGAAGTCGCTGGTCCCGAGGTGAAAATCATGCTCGACGCGAACCAGCAGTGGAATCTGCCCAAGGCGAAAGCGGTTTGCAAAAAGCTAGCTGCCATGAACCCATTCTGGATTGAAGAACCCACCCATCCCGATGACATCCAGGCTCACCAGACATTGGCCCAGGAGATTGCTCCGGTGAAACTGGCTTTAGGTGAACACGTACCCAATAAAGTACTGTTTAAGAATTACTTACAGACGCAGTCGGCGGCATTTATTCAGGTAGATGCGGTCCGCGTTGGTGGCGTTAGTGAATTCTTAACGATCAGTTTACTGAGTAAAAAATTTGGTATCCCAGTCGTTCCGCACGTGGGAGATATGGGCCAATTACACCAGCATCTGGTACTCTTCAATCACATCGCCATGGGGCATAAAGCCCTGTTTTTAGAACATATTCCGCACCTGAAAAAGCACTTTGTCCATCCGGTTCGGATTAATCACGGCGTTTACGAAACGCCGCAGGAACCAGGTAGTAGCTGCGATTTACTCGGCGTTTAA
- a CDS encoding AAA family ATPase, which yields MNAWDVLIHDKEKIDWQDIRLDETNRRYLQQVIKEYTYVEELRKYNLPVTNKLMLAGSTGCGKTSTAKAMASALHKPLYILDLSTVVSAKIGETAGHVKAAFDRALRDKAILFLDEFDHLGKIRDDKDVGEMRRLVNSLIQLIDYLPDTALLVAATNHLEVIDPALRRRFQLTLRYQMPGPEELDAYYETLLQAFPESLHHVDRKYGVSYAEAKDHLFTGLKSLIIQSLESQEVQSF from the coding sequence ATGAATGCATGGGATGTACTGATTCACGACAAAGAAAAAATTGATTGGCAGGATATTCGTTTAGACGAAACGAACCGCAGATACCTTCAGCAAGTCATTAAAGAATACACGTATGTGGAGGAACTCCGCAAGTACAATCTTCCCGTGACGAACAAGCTGATGCTGGCGGGCAGCACCGGATGCGGAAAAACCAGCACGGCTAAAGCCATGGCTTCCGCCCTGCATAAACCCCTGTATATTCTGGACCTGAGTACAGTCGTTTCCGCCAAAATTGGTGAGACGGCGGGTCATGTTAAGGCAGCTTTTGACCGGGCCTTACGGGATAAAGCCATCCTGTTTCTCGACGAATTCGATCACCTGGGTAAAATCAGGGATGATAAGGATGTAGGCGAGATGCGGCGACTGGTTAACTCACTCATTCAATTGATCGACTACCTGCCCGACACGGCCCTACTCGTAGCCGCTACCAATCACCTGGAAGTAATTGATCCGGCCCTTAGGAGACGTTTTCAACTGACCTTACGCTATCAGATGCCGGGACCGGAGGAACTGGATGCCTATTACGAAACCCTGCTCCAGGCTTTTCCCGAATCCTTGCATCACGTGGACCGTAAGTATGGAGTGTCTTACGCCGAAGCGAAGGATCATTTATTCACGGGCCTCAAATCGCTCATTATCCAATCGCTTGAATCGCAAGAGGTTCAATCATTCTGA
- a CDS encoding SDR family NAD(P)-dependent oxidoreductase, with the protein MPIPATNAGYLLADKVVFLTGGTEGIGFECAQAYQRAGARLCIVSNDRLSIDRARTVLNPEATDFVLADVADSGEIKHAIEHCLRVFGQIDVIHNNAGISSPSKALHDTSEPEWKTLFEVNVGGIYHTTLHGIESLKKTRGTILNTGSLVGEIGQEIHAAYTATKGAVNALTKSMALDYAPLGIRVNAVAPAGVLTPLLRSWSQQQPNPEEVEAYLNQIHALGYCPEGDVIADACLFLISDMARFITGCILPVSGGAELGYKKLLAPQALEAKV; encoded by the coding sequence ATGCCTATACCTGCCACCAATGCGGGCTACCTCCTGGCGGACAAAGTGGTCTTTTTGACCGGAGGAACCGAAGGGATTGGCTTCGAATGTGCCCAGGCCTACCAGCGGGCGGGAGCCCGCCTGTGTATCGTTAGCAATGACCGCCTTAGCATTGACCGAGCCCGCACAGTACTGAATCCGGAGGCTACGGATTTCGTGCTCGCCGATGTGGCTGATTCGGGTGAAATCAAACATGCCATCGAGCATTGCCTCCGGGTATTTGGGCAAATCGATGTGATACACAACAACGCCGGCATATCCAGTCCCTCGAAAGCCCTGCATGATACGTCCGAACCGGAATGGAAAACCTTATTTGAAGTGAACGTAGGCGGCATTTATCATACCACGCTGCACGGTATCGAATCGCTGAAGAAAACCCGGGGTACGATTCTCAATACTGGAAGTCTGGTCGGCGAGATTGGCCAGGAAATCCACGCTGCTTATACCGCCACCAAAGGAGCTGTTAACGCTCTTACCAAATCCATGGCTTTGGATTACGCCCCGCTGGGTATCCGCGTGAATGCAGTAGCCCCGGCGGGCGTACTGACGCCCCTGCTGCGGAGCTGGAGTCAGCAACAGCCCAACCCGGAAGAAGTGGAAGCGTATCTGAATCAGATTCATGCCTTAGGGTACTGTCCCGAAGGGGATGTCATTGCCGACGCCTGTCTGTTCCTGATTTCGGATATGGCCCGGTTCATCACCGGATGTATTCTGCCCGTCAGCGGTGGAGCGGAGCTGGGTTACAAAAAGTTGCTAGCACCGCAAGCCCTGGAAGCAAAAGTATAA
- a CDS encoding Crp/Fnr family transcriptional regulator, with amino-acid sequence MPQSSQQKLIQELALITVPKGHLLMSADRLADQVYFIRKGVVRAYVLHQEREVTFWFGQDGDIAMSMNSFTIRKAAFEFLEALESTEVYAISIETLQDLYQQDIHLANWGRKFAESELRLAEERFTARQFKTARERYEDFLNNYPGLLQRVQLGYIASYLGISQVSLSRIRMKP; translated from the coding sequence ATGCCACAGTCCTCTCAACAAAAACTGATTCAGGAGTTGGCGTTAATCACAGTACCGAAAGGGCATTTGCTGATGAGTGCCGATCGACTGGCCGATCAGGTGTATTTTATACGAAAAGGCGTAGTGCGGGCGTATGTGCTGCATCAGGAACGGGAAGTGACGTTCTGGTTTGGGCAGGACGGAGATATTGCCATGTCGATGAACAGCTTTACCATCCGTAAAGCTGCGTTTGAATTTCTCGAAGCCTTGGAAAGTACAGAGGTATACGCCATTTCTATCGAAACGTTGCAGGACCTATACCAACAGGATATTCACCTGGCCAACTGGGGCAGAAAATTTGCCGAATCCGAATTACGACTGGCGGAGGAACGTTTTACGGCTCGTCAATTCAAAACAGCTCGGGAACGTTACGAGGATTTTCTCAATAATTACCCTGGACTGCTTCAACGGGTACAATTAGGTTATATCGCATCGTACTTGGGCATCTCGCAGGTTAGCTTGAGTCGAATTCGAATGAAACCTTAA
- a CDS encoding 3-keto-disaccharide hydrolase — protein MKQIFLQITCFTLLILFSSLKTADEWTPLLDKDLSQWQSYLSYAHKPGYNGKVPKDAAGNPIAPVGYDKDSLKVFSVIDEKGGPVLRVSGEMYGCLISRQSYENYHLKLQVKWGQKKYVPRMNLLKDSGILYHSIGEAGADYWRTWMLSQEFQIMEGHMGDFWCQANSAIDIRSYPSEGSMSRIADEKQPFGTLKQGGDGFCMRSGNYETPGNEWTTLELICFKGKSLHIVNGHVVMILQNSRYITPEGKEVPMTKGKLQLQSEAAEVFFRDIRIKPLEKMPPAYERLF, from the coding sequence ATGAAACAGATCTTCCTGCAGATAACGTGCTTTACGCTCCTGATTCTATTTTCATCCCTGAAAACGGCGGACGAATGGACCCCACTTTTGGATAAAGATCTTTCCCAATGGCAAAGCTATCTAAGCTATGCACACAAACCCGGCTATAATGGAAAAGTACCGAAAGACGCAGCTGGTAACCCAATTGCTCCCGTTGGGTATGACAAAGATTCTTTAAAGGTATTTTCGGTGATTGATGAAAAGGGTGGTCCGGTTTTAAGGGTTAGTGGAGAGATGTATGGCTGTCTAATTTCACGGCAGTCCTACGAAAACTACCACTTAAAACTTCAGGTAAAATGGGGCCAGAAGAAATACGTGCCGCGTATGAACTTGTTGAAAGATTCCGGTATCCTCTACCATTCCATTGGAGAAGCAGGGGCTGATTACTGGCGGACCTGGATGCTCTCGCAAGAATTTCAGATTATGGAAGGGCACATGGGCGATTTCTGGTGTCAGGCCAATTCCGCCATCGATATTCGCTCGTACCCATCGGAAGGAAGTATGAGCCGGATTGCCGACGAAAAACAACCCTTTGGTACTCTCAAACAAGGAGGCGATGGCTTTTGCATGCGTTCGGGCAATTACGAGACGCCCGGCAACGAGTGGACGACGCTTGAATTAATTTGCTTCAAAGGGAAAAGCCTTCATATCGTGAATGGCCACGTGGTGATGATCCTTCAAAATTCCCGCTACATAACGCCCGAAGGTAAGGAAGTACCGATGACGAAAGGCAAACTCCAGCTACAGAGTGAGGCCGCTGAGGTTTTCTTTCGGGATATTCGTATTAAACCGCTGGAAAAAATGCCACCGGCTTACGAGCGTTTGTTTTAA
- a CDS encoding AraC family transcriptional regulator, with the protein MKRYILHTPFSIYHFEAQTWMHSVHKHTYFEIIFVLKGKGIHHINGNTFPYQEGDVFLLGPEDFHFFEIEALTEFSFVRFNESIHKEHPSDKDRPWQPVIRTLLTTSSQSRGSLLVDKQEKQKLHQLLAVLEAESANDQTPYFEIVRDSLMRSMLMILARNLFRETPAKPVLKDSVEAILGYIKQHIYQPENLSIEHLAQTFHYAPAYISLLFKKQTGESLKQYIVKYKIKLIEARLLYSQLSLKEIADEFGYTDESHFCKQFRKYTGTTPTLFRKRD; encoded by the coding sequence ATGAAACGCTACATTTTACATACTCCCTTCAGTATCTACCACTTCGAAGCCCAAACCTGGATGCACTCCGTCCATAAGCATACGTACTTCGAAATCATTTTTGTACTGAAAGGGAAGGGCATTCATCACATCAATGGTAATACCTTTCCCTATCAGGAGGGCGACGTTTTCCTGTTGGGGCCGGAGGATTTCCATTTCTTTGAAATCGAAGCGTTGACCGAATTCAGCTTTGTCCGTTTTAATGAATCGATTCACAAGGAACACCCTTCTGATAAGGATCGGCCCTGGCAACCCGTAATTCGGACGCTACTGACGACCTCCTCGCAAAGTCGGGGCTCTTTGCTGGTGGATAAGCAGGAGAAACAGAAGTTGCACCAGTTACTGGCGGTGTTGGAAGCCGAATCAGCGAACGATCAGACGCCTTATTTTGAGATTGTTCGGGATAGTTTGATGCGGAGTATGCTGATGATTCTGGCTCGCAACTTATTCAGGGAGACGCCCGCTAAACCGGTACTGAAAGATTCAGTGGAGGCCATTCTTGGTTACATCAAACAACATATTTATCAACCCGAAAACCTGAGTATTGAGCATCTCGCCCAGACGTTTCATTATGCTCCCGCGTACATCAGTCTTTTGTTTAAGAAGCAGACGGGAGAATCACTGAAACAGTACATTGTCAAGTATAAGATCAAACTCATCGAGGCTCGTTTGCTGTATAGTCAGCTTAGTTTGAAGGAAATCGCGGATGAGTTTGGCTACACCGATGAAAGTCATTTTTGTAAACAATTCAGAAAATACACCGGTACTACGCCGACGCTGTTTCGGAAGCGGGATTAA
- a CDS encoding DoxX family protein, with the protein MNAKTNKAIYWTGVVLTSLWFGASGIFELTKNPLVWSITVQLGYPPHFIYTLGLAKLLGVLVLLLPNRFLRLKEWVFAGVFFDIAFAFFSKLSVLGFPATVDAIVAFVMVSVTYLQFRKLYPATYTSLIAVK; encoded by the coding sequence ATGAACGCGAAAACAAACAAAGCTATCTACTGGACGGGTGTGGTACTGACTTCTTTATGGTTCGGAGCCAGTGGAATCTTTGAACTAACTAAGAATCCGCTGGTATGGAGCATCACGGTACAACTGGGGTACCCGCCACACTTTATTTATACTCTGGGGCTAGCCAAACTCTTGGGCGTACTGGTCCTCCTACTACCCAACCGATTTCTTCGTTTAAAAGAATGGGTTTTTGCCGGTGTATTCTTTGACATTGCCTTTGCATTCTTTTCCAAACTCAGTGTACTGGGATTTCCAGCGACGGTAGACGCCATCGTCGCTTTCGTAATGGTATCGGTAACTTACCTCCAGTTTCGAAAGTTGTATCCCGCTACGTATACTTCGCTTATCGCCGTGAAGTGA
- a CDS encoding sugar O-acetyltransferase, giving the protein MKTEKEKMLAGELYNALDPELTAERTRARLLLKALNESREDEPESRAQLIQELLPQAGPGLNIQPPFYCDYGTNIEIGANVFFNFDCTVLDVTPVRIGARTLFGPNVQIYAATHPMDARVRAEGLESGKPISIGEDVWVGGSVVICPGVHIGDRSVIGAGSVVTRDIPADVFAAGNPCRVIRPLDSQG; this is encoded by the coding sequence ATGAAAACAGAAAAAGAAAAAATGCTGGCGGGGGAGTTGTACAACGCTCTGGACCCCGAGTTGACGGCGGAACGGACGCGAGCCCGTTTGTTACTAAAAGCCCTCAATGAATCACGGGAAGATGAGCCCGAATCCCGAGCCCAGCTTATCCAGGAATTGCTGCCCCAGGCGGGTCCTGGCCTTAACATACAGCCACCATTCTACTGTGATTACGGAACGAACATTGAGATCGGTGCAAACGTATTTTTTAATTTCGACTGTACCGTATTGGATGTAACGCCGGTTCGCATTGGAGCCCGTACCCTATTTGGTCCCAACGTGCAGATTTATGCGGCCACGCATCCCATGGATGCTAGGGTACGGGCGGAAGGACTGGAAAGTGGCAAGCCCATTTCCATTGGAGAAGACGTATGGGTAGGCGGTAGCGTGGTTATTTGCCCCGGCGTGCACATTGGCGATCGTTCGGTGATTGGAGCGGGTAGCGTGGTTACCCGTGACATTCCTGCCGATGTATTCGCGGCTGGCAACCCATGCCGGGTGATTCGACCGTTGGATTCTCAGGGCTAA